In one Mucilaginibacter ginsenosidivorax genomic region, the following are encoded:
- a CDS encoding DUF1624 domain-containing protein: MKERIQSIDIVRGLIMIIMTLDHTRDFLHLAGPPPLDVQRTTVILFFTRWITHFCAPTFVFLSGVSACLAAQRRTTGQMTTFLLKRGTWLILSDLLIISLIFSFDVHYHFPVLEVLWAIGFGMIILALLIRAPKKFIAVVAILIIAGHNLLDNVDLPKNGIPGNLTTLLLNGVGALIPIGANRFIFAIYAAIPWTGALLLGYVFGHLYKKGYNAAKRQKILKLSGCALIVLFVTLRLINHYGDPAPWAVQQNTAHTLLSFLNVSKQTPSLLFMLMTLGPVLLLLSVTEGISNRVTRFCTVYGNVPYFYFIAHLVLLRIINVAGVILARIPLDFQKPAPVWAAPGFGIPLWGVYLCWIAVIALMYYPCRQYGRYKQTHSGWWLSYI; encoded by the coding sequence ATGAAAGAACGGATACAATCGATAGACATTGTGCGCGGATTAATCATGATTATCATGACGCTTGACCATACCCGCGATTTTTTGCACCTGGCCGGGCCGCCCCCGCTTGATGTACAGCGCACCACGGTGATACTGTTTTTTACCCGTTGGATAACACATTTTTGCGCACCCACCTTCGTTTTTTTGAGCGGCGTATCGGCATGCCTTGCCGCGCAACGCCGAACAACCGGCCAGATGACCACTTTTTTACTAAAACGAGGCACCTGGCTCATATTATCCGACCTGCTGATTATCAGCCTCATCTTTAGCTTTGATGTGCATTACCATTTCCCGGTGCTGGAGGTTTTATGGGCCATTGGCTTTGGCATGATTATTTTGGCCTTGCTCATTCGCGCACCTAAAAAATTTATTGCCGTGGTTGCAATACTGATTATTGCCGGCCATAATTTACTTGACAATGTTGATTTGCCTAAGAACGGCATTCCTGGCAACCTTACTACGCTATTACTGAATGGGGTAGGGGCATTGATCCCTATTGGCGCCAACCGGTTTATATTTGCTATTTATGCCGCCATTCCGTGGACAGGGGCTTTGTTGTTAGGCTACGTTTTTGGCCATCTTTATAAAAAGGGCTATAATGCGGCAAAACGACAGAAAATATTAAAGCTTTCGGGCTGCGCCTTGATTGTGCTGTTTGTTACCTTGCGCCTCATCAATCATTACGGCGATCCTGCACCCTGGGCCGTTCAGCAGAATACCGCGCATACCCTGCTTTCGTTCCTGAACGTGAGTAAGCAAACGCCCTCGCTCCTGTTTATGTTGATGACGCTTGGGCCGGTATTGCTATTGTTGTCGGTTACGGAGGGCATAAGCAACCGCGTTACCCGGTTTTGCACTGTATATGGAAATGTGCCTTACTTTTATTTTATCGCACATTTGGTGTTGCTGCGCATAATCAATGTAGCGGGCGTTATACTCGCCCGCATTCCGCTTGACTTTCAGAAGCCTGCACCGGTATGGGCCGCGCCTGGTTTCGGTATTCCGCTTTGGGGGGTGTACCTGTGC
- a CDS encoding Hsp70 family protein — MLKIFYSYCHRDESLRERLEIHLAMLKNAKYITDWHDRKILGGENWDYKINSELENADIILLLISPDFLASSYCLDIEVQRGLELHRQKKSIVIPIILRFCDWQLAEFKSLQCLPKDAKPICSTYWENEDAAFLNVVDGIKKVINVIRERKNIEASKPLITKLRFDIGGYDYYVKKSLLRNHTFIGLDFGTSTTVVSIAKLDEQTQALKIETISFSFSTPPIGIQWTDLIPSVVYYDLHGNQLSIGMEAKIKKFAGTTLPGVNYWSSFKMGLGKDEGAIYTNSLLKGQISGWKILNDKDATLVFLKNIKNWIFEYIKQEQYSMDLKLSVSIPASFEANQRRELLEVIKEVGFEEHEELFIDEPNAAFLNYLHENNIVEDFSGGQPDRQHTLVFDFGAGTCDISILEYGKKNQGFYSKNIAISKFEHLGGDDIDRTIAQELLFIEFCESHNLDPEIITDTEYEDFFEGKLKPAAEALKIKVCEKLKRSKDYLRKDVTLCYDVPIVLTYKGKSYNYESQCISTNEFQNIMTKFLDTSGKNESSIYYVINSALRKAKMQPNDVDNILLVGGSCKNPLIEKSLREHFPITNFLIPGDIQVQVSKGATIHSLLSQGLNKRPIAPIVSESISIVLQGKKHLNLIQQGDEIPLFKSIKDPLGVQINGQRIIEIPLYVSGEEKMLQNVIIQSPNGFQRQDIFSISAEINQNKIVTIKVLCNNQQMEVRHFSPFANEVLSPYKRAVKEVEREINNFLAAGAKKTDRKITNLVDSLILYHTSANNYKEAMETTIKYYPNKYSDISYFANNAGYTKIAHDYVVKAYQNNPNDTNAFNVAQSLTPESSEYFYYMQIAADLGNTAAKVIISVHKIELGNEGARIELLGPFDTLYTTYQNDPSQLSVNDLDDLILTAEYLGYNTLIEDIHSYIDNMHSKINSGSELFHEANLLKER, encoded by the coding sequence ATGCTAAAGATATTCTATTCATATTGTCACAGAGATGAATCATTACGAGAACGGTTGGAAATCCATCTTGCGATGTTAAAAAATGCCAAATACATAACAGATTGGCATGATAGAAAAATCTTAGGGGGAGAGAATTGGGATTATAAAATTAATTCTGAACTTGAAAATGCAGATATCATTCTTTTACTTATTAGCCCGGACTTTTTAGCGTCATCTTACTGCCTTGATATCGAAGTTCAACGCGGGCTCGAACTTCATCGTCAAAAAAAATCAATTGTGATTCCGATAATCCTTCGATTTTGTGACTGGCAATTAGCCGAATTTAAATCATTGCAATGTTTACCTAAAGACGCAAAACCAATATGTAGTACTTATTGGGAGAATGAGGATGCCGCATTTTTAAATGTTGTGGATGGCATAAAGAAAGTAATTAATGTTATAAGGGAGCGAAAAAACATTGAAGCTTCTAAACCTTTAATTACGAAATTACGGTTTGACATTGGAGGATATGATTATTATGTTAAGAAATCCCTTTTAAGAAATCATACTTTTATCGGACTTGATTTTGGTACATCAACGACAGTTGTTAGTATTGCAAAACTCGACGAACAAACCCAAGCGTTAAAGATTGAAACTATTTCTTTTTCGTTTTCCACGCCGCCAATCGGTATACAATGGACTGACTTGATACCTTCAGTTGTATATTATGACCTACATGGAAATCAATTATCCATTGGCATGGAAGCTAAAATAAAAAAATTTGCAGGTACGACGTTACCTGGTGTTAATTACTGGTCATCGTTCAAAATGGGGCTCGGCAAAGATGAAGGGGCTATTTACACTAACTCGCTCCTAAAAGGACAAATTTCGGGTTGGAAAATATTGAATGATAAAGACGCTACGCTTGTTTTCTTAAAGAATATAAAAAATTGGATTTTTGAATATATCAAGCAGGAACAGTATTCAATGGATTTGAAACTCTCAGTAAGTATTCCTGCTTCATTTGAAGCTAATCAACGCAGAGAGTTGTTGGAGGTAATCAAAGAAGTGGGGTTTGAAGAGCATGAAGAACTCTTCATCGACGAACCAAATGCTGCCTTTTTAAATTATCTACATGAAAACAACATAGTGGAAGACTTTAGTGGTGGCCAACCAGACCGCCAACATACTCTTGTTTTTGATTTTGGTGCAGGTACTTGCGACATTTCCATTCTCGAATACGGGAAAAAAAATCAAGGTTTTTATTCAAAAAATATCGCTATCTCGAAGTTTGAGCATCTTGGCGGTGATGACATTGATCGTACTATAGCACAAGAATTACTTTTTATTGAATTTTGTGAAAGCCATAACCTTGATCCTGAAATTATTACCGATACTGAATATGAAGATTTCTTTGAAGGTAAATTAAAACCTGCAGCCGAAGCATTAAAGATTAAAGTTTGTGAAAAATTAAAACGATCAAAAGATTATCTAAGAAAAGATGTGACATTATGCTATGATGTGCCGATAGTTCTTACCTATAAAGGTAAATCATATAATTATGAGTCACAATGCATATCAACAAACGAGTTTCAGAATATTATGACGAAATTTCTTGATACGTCAGGTAAAAATGAAAGTTCGATTTATTACGTCATAAATTCTGCATTGCGAAAAGCGAAAATGCAACCCAACGATGTCGATAATATTTTGTTGGTTGGTGGTTCATGTAAAAACCCTCTTATCGAAAAAAGTCTAAGGGAACATTTTCCAATTACGAATTTTCTTATACCTGGAGATATTCAGGTACAAGTTTCTAAGGGCGCTACTATTCATTCGCTTTTGTCGCAAGGATTAAACAAGCGACCAATTGCACCAATAGTGAGCGAATCTATTTCGATAGTTCTACAAGGCAAAAAACACCTAAATTTGATACAACAAGGGGATGAAATTCCTCTGTTCAAATCAATAAAAGATCCATTGGGCGTACAAATAAATGGTCAGCGGATTATAGAAATACCGTTATATGTTTCAGGGGAAGAAAAAATGTTACAAAATGTCATTATCCAATCTCCAAATGGCTTTCAAAGACAGGATATTTTTTCCATCAGTGCAGAAATTAATCAAAATAAAATAGTAACTATTAAAGTACTTTGTAATAATCAGCAAATGGAAGTACGTCATTTTTCACCTTTTGCTAATGAAGTATTATCTCCATATAAACGTGCAGTTAAAGAGGTCGAACGGGAAATCAATAATTTTTTAGCTGCAGGAGCAAAAAAGACTGATAGAAAAATCACTAATTTGGTGGATAGTTTAATATTATATCATACATCAGCAAATAATTACAAAGAGGCTATGGAAACGACTATTAAATATTACCCCAATAAATATTCGGATATTTCATACTTTGCAAATAATGCAGGGTATACAAAAATCGCGCATGATTATGTAGTAAAAGCTTATCAAAACAATCCCAACGACACTAATGCATTTAATGTTGCCCAATCACTGACTCCTGAATCGTCAGAATATTTCTATTATATGCAGATCGCAGCGGACCTCGGTAATACTGCAGCAAAAGTCATCATTTCTGTACATAAAATCGAACTGGGAAATGAGGGAGCAAGAATTGAACTTCTCGGCCCTTTTGATACCTTATATACTACATATCAAAATGATCCGAGTCAATTAAGTGTGAATGATCTTGATGACTTAATATTAACAGCGGAATATCTCGGTTATAATACGTTAATTGAGGATATTCACAGTTACATTGATAATATGCATTCAAAAATAAATTCTGGTAGTGAGTTGTTTCATGAAGCAAATCTTTTGAAAGAACGATAA
- a CDS encoding MlaD family protein yields the protein MDASENKRAIIVGLFLGLGLILFILGIFTLGGQQKAFVKNIHLSSVFGDVAGLKKGNNVWFSGVKVGTISAVRFEGPSQVRVSMSVDQATQQYIHRNAQAKISSDGLIGNKIIVIDGGSPQAPEVQDGDVLQAEKLLSTDDIMKTLQDNNQNLLAITGDFKTLSHQILQGKGTVGALMADNTMALQLRAAMKNLQTATQSAALMAAQLNAFSNKLNTKGGLADKILTDTATFNHIRQAVNQLQQAANNASTLTNNLNKASDKLNRTDNALGVLLNDPKAAVKVQTTLDNLQQSSIKLNDDLEAAQHNFFLKGFFKDKAKKAKADSLKKAGQ from the coding sequence ATGGACGCATCAGAAAATAAAAGAGCAATCATCGTAGGCCTGTTTTTGGGCCTCGGTCTTATCCTGTTCATCCTCGGCATCTTCACGCTTGGCGGCCAGCAAAAAGCGTTTGTAAAAAACATTCACCTTAGTTCGGTTTTTGGCGATGTGGCCGGGCTTAAAAAAGGCAACAACGTTTGGTTTTCGGGCGTAAAGGTGGGCACCATCAGCGCCGTGCGCTTTGAAGGCCCGTCGCAGGTGCGGGTATCCATGAGTGTTGACCAGGCTACCCAGCAATACATCCACCGCAACGCGCAGGCCAAAATAAGCAGCGACGGACTAATAGGCAACAAGATCATCGTGATTGACGGCGGCAGCCCCCAGGCCCCCGAAGTACAGGATGGCGATGTACTACAAGCCGAAAAACTGCTATCCACAGATGATATCATGAAAACCCTGCAGGATAACAACCAAAACCTGCTGGCCATAACCGGCGACTTTAAAACCCTTAGCCACCAGATTTTACAAGGCAAAGGCACCGTTGGCGCACTCATGGCCGATAATACCATGGCCCTGCAACTGCGCGCCGCCATGAAAAACCTGCAAACAGCCACCCAAAGCGCCGCGCTAATGGCCGCCCAGCTAAACGCATTTAGCAATAAGCTAAACACCAAAGGCGGTTTAGCAGATAAAATACTTACCGATACGGCTACCTTTAACCACATTCGCCAGGCCGTAAACCAGCTGCAGCAAGCAGCCAACAACGCCAGCACCCTCACCAACAACCTGAACAAAGCCAGCGACAAACTCAACCGTACCGACAACGCCCTCGGCGTACTGCTAAACGACCCCAAAGCCGCCGTTAAAGTACAAACCACCCTTGATAACCTGCAACAAAGCTCCATAAAACTCAACGACGACCTGGAAGCCGCCCAACACAACTTTTTCCTGAAAGGCTTTTTTAAGGACAAAGCCAAAAAGGCGAAGGCCGATAGTTTGAAGAAGGCGGGGCAATAG
- a CDS encoding ABC transporter ATP-binding protein has product MEKKIVKADHNNPVITIRGLEKAFEDYHVLRGIDLDLYQGENLVVLGRSGTGKSVLIKIISGLLTPDKGEISVLGHNYANISEKELQELRIRIGFSFQNSALYDSMTVRKNLEFPLVRNRKGISRQEIDTAVETVLDAVGLSQTINQMPSELSGGQRKRIGIARTLILNPEIMLYDEPTAGLDPITCIEINDLINEVQQRFNTSSIIITHDLTCAKQTGDRIAMLLDGQFQRTGSFDEVFDTNDSRVKPFYDYNFIQ; this is encoded by the coding sequence ATGGAAAAGAAAATTGTAAAGGCCGACCATAACAACCCTGTTATCACCATCCGGGGGCTTGAAAAAGCCTTTGAAGATTACCACGTGCTGCGCGGTATCGACCTGGACCTGTACCAGGGCGAAAACCTGGTGGTATTGGGCCGCTCGGGTACCGGTAAATCTGTATTAATAAAAATCATATCCGGTTTGCTAACGCCCGATAAAGGCGAAATAAGCGTTTTGGGCCATAACTACGCCAACATCAGCGAAAAGGAATTACAGGAGCTGCGCATCCGCATCGGTTTCTCGTTCCAGAACAGCGCTTTGTACGATAGCATGACGGTGCGCAAAAACCTCGAGTTCCCGCTGGTACGCAACCGCAAGGGCATCAGCCGCCAGGAAATTGATACCGCGGTTGAAACCGTGCTTGATGCCGTCGGCCTGTCGCAAACCATTAACCAGATGCCATCCGAGCTTTCGGGCGGGCAGCGCAAGCGCATAGGCATTGCCCGTACGCTTATCCTGAACCCCGAAATTATGCTGTATGATGAGCCTACCGCCGGCCTTGACCCTATTACCTGCATCGAGATTAACGACCTGATTAACGAGGTACAGCAACGCTTCAACACCTCGTCTATCATTATTACACATGATTTAACCTGCGCCAAACAAACCGGCGACCGCATTGCGATGCTCTTAGACGGTCAGTTTCAGCGCACCGGCAGTTTCGACGAGGTATTTGATACCAACGACAGCCGTGTTAAACCATTTTACGACTATAACTTTATCCAATAA
- a CDS encoding MlaE family ABC transporter permease — translation MDTAQSTKPTIRKRVNKFKQSITDFLISLYRINQFILRFFREAFMPPFEFKEVMRQCYEVGVRSFTLITVTGFIVGLIFTKQSRPSLSQFGATSWLPSLVSIAIMRALAPLVTALIASGKVGSGIGAELGSMRVTEQIDAMEVSGTKPFKYLVCTRVLATTLTIPILSTYTGFIAMFGGYLNVAQNEGTTWTTFIQEFFDPLTYTDFVASLIKSIVFGFTIGIVGCYQGYNSSKGTEGVGKAANGAVVTAMFLVFIEEVIIVQITSWFR, via the coding sequence ATGGATACCGCACAAAGCACCAAACCTACCATACGCAAAAGGGTAAACAAGTTTAAGCAAAGCATTACCGACTTCCTGATAAGCCTGTACCGCATAAACCAGTTTATCCTGCGCTTCTTCAGGGAGGCCTTTATGCCCCCTTTTGAGTTTAAAGAGGTTATGCGCCAGTGTTATGAAGTTGGCGTGCGCTCCTTTACCCTTATTACGGTAACCGGCTTTATTGTAGGGCTTATATTTACCAAGCAATCGCGCCCCTCGCTGTCGCAGTTTGGAGCTACATCATGGCTGCCATCGCTGGTATCTATAGCCATTATGCGGGCGCTGGCGCCGTTGGTGACGGCGCTTATTGCATCGGGCAAGGTAGGTTCGGGCATTGGTGCCGAGCTGGGTTCTATGCGGGTAACCGAGCAGATTGATGCCATGGAGGTATCGGGCACCAAACCTTTTAAATACCTGGTGTGCACCCGGGTACTGGCCACTACGCTTACTATCCCTATTCTATCTACCTATACCGGTTTTATTGCCATGTTTGGCGGCTATTTAAATGTTGCCCAAAACGAGGGCACCACCTGGACAACCTTTATACAGGAGTTTTTTGATCCGCTCACGTATACCGATTTTGTGGCCTCGCTTATCAAATCCATTGTATTTGGGTTTACCATAGGCATTGTGGGCTGCTACCAGGGCTATAACAGCAGCAAAGGTACCGAGGGTGTGGGCAAGGCCGCCAACGGCGCTGTGGTTACCGCCATGTTCCTGGTGTTTATTGAAGAAGTAATTATTGTACAGATAACCAGCTGGTTCCGTTAA
- a CDS encoding AraC family transcriptional regulator, whose translation MITNNVMREITPLTPSDCFTIFSRVKKKFDFPLHYHDEYELNLIINAKGAKRVVGGHIEMIDELELALIGPNLYHAWFTHQCQSEEITEVTIQFHKDLFDEKLLKRNQLSFVKSMLERSQRGIVFSPDTIIALRERIQGLDKKSGFDSVLELMSILHDLSISRNMKMLSDPSFANDKFYYNSRRIEKVFEHMNINYNKQVTLAEVAKIANMPEASFSRFIKKRTGKTFIDSLNEIRLGHASRMLIDSTATVAEIAYKCGFNNISNFNRIFKRKKLCIPKEFRETYTGNRVFI comes from the coding sequence ATGATCACCAATAATGTAATGCGCGAGATTACGCCGCTAACACCCAGCGATTGTTTTACCATTTTTTCGAGGGTTAAAAAGAAGTTTGATTTTCCGCTGCATTACCACGACGAGTACGAATTAAACCTGATTATCAATGCCAAAGGCGCCAAACGTGTTGTAGGCGGGCATATTGAGATGATAGACGAGCTGGAGCTTGCATTAATAGGCCCCAACCTGTACCATGCCTGGTTTACCCATCAATGCCAAAGCGAGGAAATTACCGAGGTAACCATCCAGTTTCATAAGGATTTGTTTGATGAAAAACTACTGAAACGCAACCAGTTAAGTTTTGTAAAAAGCATGTTGGAGCGGTCGCAGCGGGGCATCGTATTTTCGCCCGATACCATCATTGCTTTACGTGAGCGTATCCAGGGACTTGATAAAAAGAGTGGCTTTGATTCGGTGCTGGAGTTGATGTCGATACTGCATGATCTGTCTATCTCCCGTAATATGAAAATGTTATCAGATCCCAGCTTTGCCAACGATAAATTTTATTACAACAGCCGCCGTATTGAGAAAGTGTTTGAGCACATGAACATCAACTACAACAAGCAGGTAACCCTTGCCGAGGTAGCTAAAATAGCCAATATGCCCGAGGCATCGTTCAGCAGGTTTATTAAAAAACGCACCGGTAAAACCTTCATTGACAGCCTGAACGAGATTCGCCTGGGCCACGCCTCCCGTATGCTGATCGACTCGACAGCTACCGTGGCCGAGATTGCTTATAAATGCGGTTTCAACAATATCTCCAA